From the Osmerus eperlanus chromosome 19, fOsmEpe2.1, whole genome shotgun sequence genome, one window contains:
- the LOC134039671 gene encoding neutral alpha-glucosidase AB-like isoform X1, whose product MACFTQRMDIPLVLLISVFLSFTQAVDRGNFKTCDQSSFCSRLRGMKPGQSPYRALLETLQLSDSRLTLQLINDNNKVRLLLELYRLQGNMTRVKINELKPIKPRFEVPDVLIADPPTEPLSVVTQDRGAVVLSLGGGGERRVIVNAQPFRLDIMEGPQVLLSLNARGLLAFEHLRYRKDTIAHKMSSTVGSMWDRIRSVFSSKSQTDTEEEDATETTEKLNEEKVCSEEEDLPGMWEETFKSHADSKPNGPSAISLDFSLPGVDHVYGIPEHADTLKLKNTDGGDPYRLYNLDVFQYELANPMALYGAVPVLLSHSAQRTMGLFWLNAAETWVDVRSSPADQGASEAAHTDVRWISESGIIDVFIMLGPRPSDVFTQYAALTGTQSFPPLSALAYHQCRWNYNDQEDVLAVDRGFDEHDIPYDFIWLDIEHTDGKRYFTWDNNKFPRPKDMLRTLKDNRRKMVTIVDPHIKVDSAYKIHSEIRSKGFYIKNKDGGDYEGWCWPGNAGYPDFTNPEMRSWWASMFGYDQYEGSMENLFTWNDMNEPSVFNGPEVTMHKDALHGPWEHRDVHNLYGLYVHMATAEGQVQRSGGLERPFVLTRAFFAGSQRYGAVWTGDNAAEWGHLKMSIPMCLSLGLVGISFCGADVGGFFKSPGEQLLVRWYQAGAYQPFFRAHAHLDTPRREPWLFGPQNTALIRDAVRQRYALLPYWYLCFYQAHRSGQPVMRPLWVEYPEEPATFSIEDEYLIGRDLLVHPVTDEKALGVTAYLPGEGEIWYDVHTFQSHHGAQSLDVPVTMSSIPAFQRGGSIICRKNRVRRSSTCMESDPYTLYVALDTQGRAEGELYIDDGHSFKYETERQFVHMRLSFAANTITSSPLSPDSVFSTASWVEKVIILGAQRPSAVTLTTQDGSESPLEFEFDEGAAVLSLRKPGVNAGLSWKLQLQ is encoded by the exons ATGGCGTGCTTTACACAGAG GATGGACATACCTCTCGTTCTGTTGATCTCAGTGTTCCTCAGCTTCACCCAAGCCGTGGACCGAGGAAACTTTAAGACATGTGACCAAAGTTCCTTCTGCAG TCGTCTGAGAGGGATGAAGCCGGGCCAGTCCCCATACAGAGCTCTGCTGGAGACCCTGCAGCTCAGTGACTCTCGCCTCACGCTGCAGCTCATCAATGACAACAACAAG GTGCGTCTGCTGCTGGAGCTGTACAGGCTTCAGGGGAACATGACCCGGGTCAAGATCAACGAGCTCAAACCCATCAAGCCTCGCTTCGAGGTGCCCGACGTCCTGATCGCGGACCCTCCCACCGAGCC CCTGTCGGTAGTGACGCAGGATCGGGGGGCTGTGGTTCTGTCCCTGGGCGGCGGGGGGGAACGCCGTGTCATCGTCAACGCTCAGCCCTTCCGCCTGGACATCATGGAGGGACCACAGGTGCTGCTGTCCCTGAACGCCCGCGGCCTGCTCGCCTTCGAGCACCTCCGCTACCGCAAGGACAC CATTGCTCACAAAATGAGTAGCACAGTCGGTAGCATGTGGGATAGGATCAGGAGCGTGTTCTCTAG CaagagtcagacagacactgaAGAGGAGGACGCGACGGAAACCACAGAGAAACTGAACGAGGAAAAGGTTTGTT cagaggaggaggacctgCCTGGCATGTGGGAGGAAACCTTCAAGTCCCACGCAGACAGCAAGCCCAACG GGCCGTCCGCCATCAGTCTAGACTTCTCTCTGCCCGGAGTGGATCACGTCTACGGAATCCCTGAACACGCAGACACCCTCAAGCTTAAAAACACAGA CGGAGGTGATCCGTACAGGCTGTACAACCTGGACGTGTTCCAGTACGAGCTGGCTAACCCCATGGCTCTGTATGGCGCCGTGCCCGTCCTGCTCTCCCACAGCGCCCAGAGGACCATGGGCCTCTTCTGGCTCAACGCTGCCGAGACCTGGGTGGACGTCCGATCCAGTCCTGCCGACCAG GGCGCCAGCGAGGCTGCCCACACGGACGTGCGGTGGATCTCCGAGAGCGGGATCATAGACGTGTTCATCATGCTGGGACCCAGGCCCTCTGACGTTTTCACCCAGTACGCTGCcttgacag GAACCCAGtcgttccctcctctctccgctcTGGCCTACCACCAGTGCCGCTGGAACTACAACGACCAGGAGGACGTGTTGGCGGTGGACCGGGGCTTCGACGAGCACGACATCCCCTACGACTTCATCTGGCTGGACATCGAGCACACGGACGGCAAGCGCTACTTCACCTGGGACAACAACAAGTTCCCCCGGCCCAAAGACATGCTGCGGACGCTCAAGGACAACAGACGCAAG ATGGTGACTATAGTGGACCCTCATATCAAGGTGGACAGTGCATACAAGATCCACTCTGAGATTCGCTCCAAAGGCTTCTACATCAAAAACAAAGATGGCGGAGATTACGAAGGCTGGTGCTGGCCAG GGAACGCTGGGTATCCCGATTTCACCAACCCTGAGATGAGGAGCTGGTGGGCTAGCATGTTTGGTTATGACCAGTATGAG GGCTCCATGGAGAACCTGTTCACCTGGAACGACATGAACGAGCCGTCCGTGTTCAACGGGCCGGAGGTCACCATGCACAAGGACGCCCTGCACGGCCCCTGGGAGCACAGGGATGTGCACAACCTCTACGGCCTCTacgtg CACATGGCCACAGCGGAGGGGCAGGTGCAGCGGTCTGGGGGCCTGGAGAGACCGTTTGTCCTGACCAGGGCCTTCTTTGCTGGCTCTCAGCGCTACG GGGCGGTGTGGACGGGGGACAACGCCGCCGAGTGGGGCCACCTGAAGATGTCCATCCCCATGTGTCTCAGCCTGGGGCTGGTGGGCATCTCCTTCTGTGGAG CTGACGTCGGGGGGTTCTTCAAGTCCCCCGGGGAGCAGCTGCTGGTGCGCTGGTACCAGGCCGGGGCTTACCAGCCCTTCTTCCGTGCCCACGCCCACCTGGACACCCCTAGGAGGGAGCCCTGGCTGTTCGGACCCCAGAACACGGCTCTGATCCGGGATGCGGTGCGCCAGCGATACGCCCTGCTTCCCTACTGGTACCTCTGCTTCTACCAGGCTCACCGCAGCGGGCAGCCCGtcatgag ACCTTTGTGGGTGGAGTATCCTGAGGAACCGGCTACATTCTCTATCGAGGACGAGTATCTGATTG GTCGAGATCTCCTGGTTCACCCGGTAACAGATGAGAAGGCGCTGGGTGTCACCGCCTACCttcctggagaaggagag ATTTGGTACGACGTCCACACGTTCCAGAGCCACCACGGAGCTCAGAGCCTGGATGTCCCCGTCACCATGAGCTCA atccCAGCGTTCCAGCGAGGAGGGTCCATCATCTGCAGGAAGAACCGTGTCCGCAGGTCTTCAACGTGCATGGAGAGCGACCCCTACACTCTCTATGTGGCCCTCGACACACAA ggcagggctgagggagagCTCTACATAGACGATGGCCACTCCTTCAAATACGAGACCGAGCGCCAGTTCGTCCACATGCGCCTGAGCTTTGCTGccaacaccatcacctccaG CCCTCTGTCCCCTGACTCCGTCTTCTCCACGGCCTCGTGGGTAGAGAAGGTGATCATCCTGGGAGCCCAGAGACCCAGCGCCGTCACCCTCACCACACAAG ATGGGAGCGAGTCTCCTCTGGAGTTTGAGTTTGACGAAGGCGCTGCTGTGTTGAGCCTCAGAAAGCCAGGCGTGAACGCTGGCCTCAGCTGGAAGCTGCAGCTGCAGTAA